A genomic segment from Lentisphaerota bacterium encodes:
- a CDS encoding type IIA DNA topoisomerase subunit B, with the protein MATSTQHHYDESKIKTLSSVEHIRLRTGMYIGRTGDGSQYEDGIYILLKEVLDNAVDEFIMGSGKRVDISINPTTGACSVRDYGRGIPLGKIVACVSEINTGGKFNSDSFQFSVGMNGVGTKAVNALSSHFLVRAYRDGEMADATFAYGKLVSEKKGKTDERNGTLVQFTPDGDIFKKFQFRDEHVSRRLRMYAYLNAGLSLLCNGNTFRSENGLLDLIHDEAQFEKLYQPFHYRSKTLELSFTHTNRLGEDYYSFVNGQYTNDGGVHLSAFKEGLLKAVNEFGKKKFDGDEVREGVIGAIAIRLKDPIFESQTKNKLGNQEIRSDLVAEIKRVIEEMFHRDPVHAQKLIGKIEETAKLRAELNSVRKLARERSKSVSVRVPQLKDCKQHLHAAKGTGLDTMLFITEGDSAAGSLVSCRDVSVQAIFTLKGKPLNTCGRKREELYKNVELYNLMQSLDIEQSVDNLRYQKVILATDADVDGLHIRNLMITFFLRFFDRLLREGHLYILETPLFRVRNKKVTHYCYSDEDRLAAIAELGKSAEITRFKGLGEISPKEFHAFIGPEMRLTPVDATQDYGLGETLEFYMGDNTSERRQYIMDNLVIPDEV; encoded by the coding sequence ATGGCGACATCCACACAACACCACTACGACGAAAGCAAGATCAAGACCCTTTCGTCCGTCGAGCACATCCGACTCCGCACCGGCATGTACATCGGCCGGACCGGCGACGGTTCGCAGTATGAAGACGGCATCTACATCCTGCTGAAGGAGGTGCTCGACAACGCCGTCGACGAGTTCATCATGGGCTCTGGCAAACGGGTTGATATTTCCATTAACCCCACCACCGGCGCCTGCTCGGTCCGCGACTACGGCCGGGGCATCCCCTTGGGAAAAATCGTCGCCTGCGTCTCCGAGATTAACACCGGCGGCAAGTTCAACAGCGACTCCTTCCAATTCTCTGTCGGCATGAACGGCGTCGGCACCAAGGCGGTCAATGCCCTTTCCTCCCACTTTCTCGTCCGCGCCTACCGTGACGGCGAGATGGCCGATGCGACCTTCGCTTACGGCAAGCTGGTCTCGGAGAAGAAGGGCAAGACCGACGAGCGCAACGGCACCCTCGTGCAGTTCACGCCCGACGGCGACATCTTCAAGAAATTCCAGTTCCGCGACGAGCACGTCTCGCGCCGCCTGCGGATGTACGCCTACCTCAACGCCGGGCTGAGCCTCCTCTGCAACGGCAACACGTTCCGCTCCGAGAACGGGCTGCTCGACCTGATCCACGACGAGGCCCAGTTCGAGAAGCTTTACCAGCCTTTTCATTACCGCTCCAAGACGCTGGAGCTGTCCTTCACCCACACCAACCGCCTCGGCGAGGATTACTATTCATTCGTCAACGGCCAATACACCAACGACGGCGGGGTTCACCTCTCGGCCTTCAAGGAGGGGTTGCTCAAGGCGGTCAACGAGTTCGGGAAGAAGAAATTCGACGGCGACGAGGTGCGCGAGGGGGTCATCGGCGCGATCGCCATCCGCCTCAAGGATCCGATTTTTGAGTCCCAGACCAAGAACAAGCTCGGCAATCAGGAGATCCGCTCGGATCTGGTCGCCGAAATCAAGCGCGTCATCGAGGAGATGTTCCACCGCGACCCGGTCCATGCACAGAAGCTCATCGGCAAGATCGAGGAGACCGCCAAGCTCCGCGCCGAGCTGAATTCGGTGCGCAAGCTGGCCCGTGAGCGCTCCAAGTCGGTCTCCGTCCGCGTGCCGCAGCTCAAAGACTGCAAGCAGCACCTGCACGCGGCCAAGGGCACCGGCCTCGACACCATGCTCTTCATCACCGAGGGCGACTCCGCCGCAGGTTCGCTGGTCTCCTGCCGGGATGTCTCGGTTCAGGCGATCTTCACCCTCAAGGGCAAGCCGCTCAACACCTGCGGCCGCAAGCGCGAAGAGCTGTACAAGAATGTCGAGCTGTACAATCTGATGCAGAGTCTCGACATCGAGCAGTCGGTCGACAACCTCCGTTACCAGAAGGTGATTCTCGCCACCGACGCCGACGTCGACGGCCTCCACATCCGCAACCTGATGATCACCTTCTTTCTCCGCTTCTTCGACCGCCTGCTCCGCGAAGGCCACCTCTACATCCTCGAGACCCCGCTGTTCCGGGTGCGGAACAAGAAGGTCACCCACTACTGCTACTCCGATGAGGATCGCCTCGCCGCGATCGCCGAGCTGGGCAAGTCGGCGGAGATCACCCGCTTCAAAGGCCTCGGCGAGATCTCGCCCAAGGAGTTCCACGCCTTCATCGGCCCGGAGATGCGCCTGACCCCCGTTGACGCCACGCAGGACTACGGTTTGGGCGAGACACTCGAATTTTACATGGGCGACAACACCTCCGAACGTCGTCAGTATATCATGGACAATCTGGTGATTCCCGACGAGGTTTGA
- a CDS encoding DNA topoisomerase IV subunit A: MRRPPSKKSPDSAPNGENAPPVQVTEDFLFDLDAPPLPAAVAETKADGEPATAERDESGAETHLPDATRDTPPDADPLFPQADGPLPKSNVPPNSRGPLSRLMDVNFIQFASYTICSRAIPTIEDGLKPVQRRILHSLWELDDGRFIKVANVVGNTMKYHPHGDASIGDALVNLVNKRYLIEGQGNYGNIHTGDSAAAPRYIECRLTELARHEVFNPKTTQYVASYDGRNQEPVLLPSKIPLLLMLGAEGIAVGLSTTILPHNFIELLEAQIAIIQKKPFQVLPDFYTAGVMDVSDYRDGLGRIKLRSRIEHRGNNRLVIRDLPFGQTTESLIKTIEDAIKKKKVPVRQINDFTAEHVEIEIVLTVGAAQDAAVKALYAFTACETAVTSRMVVLHGGRPRETTVSEVLRLNTQQLLDLLQRELEIRRDELHEDFHNRTLERIFIEERIYKRIEEMPTYEQVLQAVLSGLKPFRKELRRDITPEDVERLLQIRIRRISLFDINKNREDIATILKELAEVEGSLKSLKAHAVKYLKALIKQYKAHYPRLTAVATFGQIELRELTARELTLKIDRENGYIGTEIKTGEPLFECSSLDKIMLVWNDGRYRMMPPPDKFFIDQNMIYCAIFDRDREMTCVYTEPHFDISYIKRFTFGGAIQNKDYRLAPEKSAVQLLEEGTPETIYLKYKPSKGQKIHQQVFTPSEALLKGVSAKGQRMTTKGIAKIASAKPRWWEDGDASPKGVLL, translated from the coding sequence ATGCGCCGACCCCCCAGCAAAAAAAGCCCCGATTCCGCCCCCAACGGCGAAAACGCGCCTCCCGTCCAGGTGACCGAGGACTTCCTGTTCGATCTCGACGCTCCCCCCCTGCCCGCCGCCGTGGCGGAGACGAAGGCCGACGGCGAACCCGCCACTGCGGAGCGGGATGAAAGCGGCGCCGAGACCCATCTCCCCGATGCCACGCGCGACACTCCGCCCGACGCCGATCCGCTCTTCCCCCAGGCAGACGGCCCCCTCCCCAAGAGCAACGTCCCCCCCAACAGCCGCGGACCCCTTTCGCGCCTGATGGATGTCAATTTCATCCAGTTCGCCTCCTACACCATCTGCTCCCGCGCCATCCCGACCATCGAGGATGGTCTCAAGCCGGTGCAGCGCCGGATCCTCCATTCGTTGTGGGAGCTCGACGACGGCCGCTTCATCAAGGTTGCCAACGTCGTCGGCAACACGATGAAGTACCACCCGCACGGGGATGCCTCGATCGGCGACGCCCTCGTCAACCTCGTCAACAAGCGCTACCTGATCGAGGGGCAGGGCAATTACGGCAACATCCACACCGGCGACTCCGCCGCCGCCCCGCGTTACATCGAGTGCCGCCTCACCGAGCTGGCCCGCCACGAGGTGTTCAACCCCAAGACCACCCAATACGTCGCCTCGTACGACGGCCGCAACCAGGAGCCGGTGCTCCTGCCTTCCAAGATTCCCCTCCTGCTCATGCTCGGCGCCGAGGGAATCGCGGTGGGACTCTCCACGACGATCCTGCCGCACAACTTCATCGAACTGCTCGAGGCGCAGATCGCCATCATCCAGAAGAAACCATTTCAGGTGCTCCCCGACTTCTACACCGCCGGCGTGATGGACGTTTCGGATTATCGGGACGGCCTCGGCCGGATCAAGCTCCGCTCGCGCATCGAGCACCGCGGCAACAACCGGCTCGTCATCCGAGACCTGCCATTCGGACAGACCACCGAATCGCTCATCAAGACCATCGAGGATGCGATCAAGAAGAAGAAGGTCCCGGTGCGGCAGATCAACGACTTCACAGCCGAGCATGTCGAGATCGAGATCGTCCTCACCGTCGGCGCCGCGCAGGATGCGGCGGTCAAAGCCCTCTACGCCTTCACCGCGTGCGAGACGGCCGTCACCTCCCGCATGGTCGTCCTGCACGGCGGCCGGCCACGCGAAACGACCGTCTCCGAAGTCCTCCGCCTCAACACCCAGCAGCTTCTCGACCTGCTGCAGCGGGAGCTGGAGATCCGGCGCGACGAGCTGCACGAGGATTTCCACAACCGCACGCTCGAACGGATTTTCATCGAGGAGCGGATTTACAAGCGCATCGAAGAGATGCCGACCTACGAACAGGTCCTTCAGGCCGTTCTCAGCGGCCTCAAGCCGTTTCGCAAGGAGCTGCGCCGGGACATCACCCCGGAGGACGTCGAACGGCTGCTGCAAATCCGGATCAGGCGCATCTCGCTCTTTGACATCAACAAGAACCGCGAGGACATCGCCACCATCCTGAAGGAACTCGCCGAAGTCGAGGGCAGCCTCAAGTCGCTCAAGGCCCATGCCGTCAAATACCTCAAGGCCCTGATCAAGCAGTACAAGGCGCATTATCCGCGGCTGACGGCGGTCGCCACCTTCGGTCAGATCGAGCTGCGCGAGCTCACCGCCCGCGAGCTGACCCTCAAGATCGACCGCGAGAACGGCTACATCGGCACCGAGATCAAGACCGGCGAGCCGCTCTTCGAATGCTCGTCGCTCGACAAGATCATGCTCGTCTGGAACGACGGCCGGTACCGCATGATGCCCCCGCCGGACAAGTTCTTCATTGATCAGAACATGATCTATTGCGCCATCTTTGATCGGGACCGGGAGATGACCTGCGTCTACACCGAGCCGCACTTTGACATCTCCTACATCAAGCGCTTCACCTTCGGCGGCGCGATCCAGAACAAGGACTACCGCCTGGCGCCTGAGAAGAGCGCCGTGCAGCTTCTGGAAGAGGGGACGCCCGAGACGATCTACCTCAAATACAAGCCCTCCAAGGGGCAGAAGATCCACCAGCAGGTGTTCACCCCGTCCGAGGCGCTGCTCAAGGGCGTGTCGGCCAAGGGCCAGCGGATGACCACCAAGGGGATTGCCAAGATCGCCTCGGCCAAGCCGCGCTGGTGGGAAGACGGAGACGCCTCGCCCAAAGGCGTGCTGCTGTAA
- a CDS encoding DUF4838 domain-containing protein, with protein sequence MRERVVGAVWIAAMALQAAAEGDLKPRDLPPVTWMEARAHAPVDLVRDGVARAVVYVVDPKARAPFVAKRSGDHPPVFKQLLNNLVETIRLSTGATLELVNDPPAADQPAIVIGDGEESRAAGIDAAQLPPEGFVVKTAPNRVYLVGSTQRGEGTAWAVADFLERFVGVRWYWPTPYGGRSIRQAASLVIPPVCYRDQPVFSYRRMYQDWYWLQARSSDEQILPMAPGAGAEGSETLWMGDHFTLMRQANCWPYEAVQQGARIFEFMNNTLNTNAALFAVREDGSRNYGTFCYSAPELIACYVENLERAWDRGGKGTFIGGITRTSVTLWPSMDLGNNSLVSACRCPGCRQKSETGGDALLMGDFVRRLCEIVKQRWPDKKVIYVPWGIPSCPEEMTFPDNLVINSLDLGTMGLMHQPAISQEQEGLLRAWAAKSGRPVSMWIDFAGPGDWTLGPVQFPHRVQEFYQSNRNRLDGGLVLSYGAACFVTAAPTYYVWNRALWNPDLDVEATLDELCRRLFGAGAASARELLRLECDRWQKTVLSRPLRLAEQRVPPKLFREIWPPDVVARMKALRDQALEAIERTGDTAARKAFLYWTWSLDAFIAYAEAIDEAPPRQETVAVAPPPVAEDPAAAARFQGGPAETNQVRIDNIRLAPVPAAGESAVRFDLACGHTWRARWTEPAAQNVTGSDLPVESWSAAWVFAKYRLPGREQEGYFHATLAPERARHTVPKEAALDVGLTGATGMGVFIYRADAGHGPLALKDVSLLWLHGADGVTNPAAADLKVFAIEMVYVPRGAFQVGSGGTEPGCFTDGSWTDGATIPFTVDETWSGPVAEGTNARRIGGQPGRLWGISEFGRDAIGPEGAIVNGYPTGYEPFYCMRYEVTRGQFTAFLNTMSSAAFARTSGGDSSHAGATYTAAGRYALSGVWPDFKAAKPWQACNLLAWWDSALYAAWAGLRPMTELEYEKACRGPRLPVTHAFAWGTVAIARTEYTASREGASDERMAGNDAPDIGNANYDLTLPAYFGGPTRGGVSAIPGSPMRAGVFATPDSGRVAAGASYWGILDLSGNVREQVVTVGNARGRSFGGSHGSGTLTVPADWPAISGADLARGTGYRGGFFGDLPAPLRASDRSRAVFKEREASFSRESRSEANGWRGARTAPDATTGSAAGSPVAVTVDRLMLRLAQAVTVDGVLGEWAGKPTLTRSSLFQIVPEDRRRPTGRQAPWQGPEDLSVKAWWGVDGDALCVAAEVTDDTPFNRQTGGKIWNGDALQLGIVLSSNVHWNLGVALTTNGAAFHPFEGRGDTLSKTAACAVVRDEPAKVTRYELRLPLADLGVKPGESFGFNVVVLDDDDGTGSRYWFQLAPGLCGRTAKAPPRWQTYPRYIVEK encoded by the coding sequence ATGAGAGAACGCGTTGTGGGTGCCGTTTGGATAGCTGCGATGGCGCTTCAGGCGGCGGCCGAAGGGGATCTCAAACCGCGCGATCTGCCGCCCGTGACGTGGATGGAGGCTCGCGCGCATGCGCCGGTCGATCTCGTGCGCGACGGGGTTGCGCGGGCTGTGGTCTATGTGGTTGATCCCAAGGCACGAGCCCCCTTTGTGGCGAAGCGGTCGGGAGACCACCCCCCGGTCTTCAAGCAACTGCTCAACAATCTGGTGGAGACGATCCGCCTCAGCACCGGTGCGACGCTCGAGCTGGTCAACGACCCCCCGGCTGCCGACCAGCCCGCCATCGTGATCGGCGACGGCGAGGAATCGCGCGCGGCGGGCATCGATGCGGCGCAATTGCCGCCCGAAGGTTTTGTCGTCAAGACCGCCCCCAACCGCGTCTACCTCGTGGGCAGTACGCAGCGAGGCGAGGGCACGGCCTGGGCCGTGGCGGACTTTCTGGAGCGGTTCGTCGGGGTCCGCTGGTACTGGCCGACGCCGTACGGCGGGCGCTCGATTCGGCAGGCCGCTTCTCTGGTCATTCCCCCTGTCTGCTACCGGGATCAGCCGGTCTTCTCCTATCGCAGAATGTACCAGGACTGGTATTGGCTGCAGGCGCGCTCGTCCGACGAGCAGATCCTCCCGATGGCCCCCGGCGCTGGCGCCGAGGGCTCGGAGACGCTCTGGATGGGTGATCATTTCACGTTGATGCGCCAGGCCAACTGCTGGCCGTATGAGGCCGTGCAACAGGGCGCGCGTATTTTCGAGTTCATGAACAACACGCTGAACACCAATGCGGCCCTGTTTGCGGTCCGTGAGGATGGCAGCCGGAACTACGGCACGTTCTGCTACAGCGCGCCGGAGCTGATCGCCTGCTATGTCGAGAATCTGGAACGGGCGTGGGACAGGGGAGGCAAAGGCACATTTATCGGGGGCATCACGCGCACCAGCGTCACCCTCTGGCCCTCCATGGATCTGGGCAACAACTCCCTCGTCTCGGCCTGTCGCTGCCCGGGCTGCCGGCAGAAGTCCGAGACGGGTGGCGATGCGCTGCTGATGGGCGATTTTGTGAGGCGATTGTGCGAGATCGTCAAACAGCGCTGGCCCGACAAGAAGGTGATCTACGTGCCTTGGGGAATCCCGAGCTGTCCCGAGGAGATGACGTTTCCGGACAACCTCGTCATCAACTCCCTCGACTTGGGCACGATGGGGCTGATGCATCAGCCGGCGATCAGCCAGGAGCAGGAAGGCCTCCTGCGCGCCTGGGCCGCGAAGTCAGGACGGCCTGTGTCCATGTGGATTGATTTTGCCGGTCCAGGCGACTGGACGCTCGGACCGGTCCAGTTCCCCCATCGGGTCCAGGAGTTCTATCAATCAAACCGAAACCGGCTGGATGGCGGTCTGGTGCTCTCGTACGGCGCGGCGTGCTTCGTTACCGCCGCCCCGACCTACTACGTCTGGAACCGCGCGCTGTGGAATCCCGACCTGGACGTGGAGGCGACGCTGGACGAGCTGTGCCGGCGGCTCTTTGGCGCGGGTGCCGCAAGCGCCCGCGAACTCCTGAGGCTGGAGTGCGACCGTTGGCAGAAGACCGTCCTCTCGCGCCCGTTGCGGCTCGCCGAACAGCGCGTCCCCCCGAAACTGTTCCGGGAAATCTGGCCGCCGGATGTCGTGGCCCGGATGAAAGCGCTGCGCGACCAGGCGCTCGAGGCGATCGAGCGGACCGGCGACACAGCGGCCCGCAAGGCTTTTCTCTATTGGACGTGGTCGCTGGATGCCTTCATCGCGTATGCGGAGGCCATTGACGAAGCGCCGCCGCGGCAGGAGACCGTTGCCGTCGCACCGCCACCCGTCGCCGAGGATCCCGCCGCAGCCGCGCGGTTTCAGGGCGGCCCCGCCGAGACCAACCAGGTCCGGATCGACAACATCCGCCTGGCCCCAGTCCCCGCAGCAGGGGAAAGCGCGGTGCGCTTCGATCTCGCCTGTGGCCACACCTGGCGGGCCCGGTGGACGGAGCCGGCTGCGCAGAACGTCACCGGCAGCGACCTGCCCGTCGAGAGCTGGAGCGCGGCTTGGGTGTTTGCCAAATACCGGCTTCCGGGCCGGGAGCAAGAGGGCTACTTTCATGCGACGCTTGCGCCGGAACGCGCCCGGCACACCGTGCCCAAGGAGGCGGCGCTGGATGTCGGCCTGACCGGCGCCACAGGCATGGGCGTGTTCATCTACCGCGCCGATGCCGGGCACGGACCGCTCGCGCTCAAGGACGTGAGCCTGCTCTGGCTCCACGGCGCTGATGGCGTCACCAACCCCGCCGCCGCCGACCTCAAGGTCTTCGCCATTGAGATGGTCTATGTTCCGCGCGGCGCGTTCCAAGTCGGTTCGGGCGGAACCGAGCCCGGTTGCTTCACGGACGGCTCGTGGACCGACGGCGCCACGATCCCCTTCACGGTCGACGAAACCTGGAGCGGCCCGGTGGCGGAAGGCACCAACGCCCGGCGCATCGGCGGCCAGCCCGGTCGCCTCTGGGGCATCAGCGAATTTGGCCGGGACGCCATCGGCCCCGAGGGCGCGATCGTTAACGGTTACCCGACCGGCTACGAGCCTTTCTACTGCATGCGGTATGAGGTGACGCGGGGACAGTTCACGGCGTTCTTGAACACCATGTCGAGCGCCGCTTTCGCGCGCACCTCGGGCGGCGACAGTTCGCACGCAGGCGCCACATACACGGCCGCCGGGCGTTACGCCCTGTCGGGGGTCTGGCCGGATTTCAAGGCGGCCAAACCCTGGCAGGCCTGCAACCTGCTTGCGTGGTGGGATAGCGCCCTGTACGCAGCCTGGGCGGGATTGCGGCCGATGACCGAACTGGAGTACGAAAAAGCCTGCCGCGGACCGCGCCTGCCGGTGACGCACGCATTTGCCTGGGGCACCGTCGCTATCGCCCGGACAGAATACACCGCGAGCCGCGAGGGAGCGTCCGACGAGCGGATGGCGGGCAATGACGCGCCGGACATCGGCAACGCCAATTACGATCTGACCCTGCCGGCCTATTTCGGCGGCCCGACGCGCGGCGGCGTGAGCGCGATACCCGGCAGCCCGATGCGGGCGGGAGTCTTTGCGACGCCGGATAGCGGGCGCGTCGCTGCGGGCGCCTCCTACTGGGGCATCCTCGACTTGAGCGGCAACGTGCGCGAACAGGTGGTCACGGTCGGCAACGCCAGAGGGCGCTCGTTCGGCGGCTCGCACGGATCTGGGACGCTGACTGTTCCCGCCGACTGGCCGGCGATATCCGGTGCCGACCTCGCCAGAGGCACCGGTTATCGCGGCGGGTTCTTCGGCGACTTGCCCGCGCCGCTGCGCGCCTCGGATCGCAGCCGCGCGGTGTTCAAGGAACGGGAGGCCTCCTTCAGCCGGGAATCACGCTCGGAAGCGAACGGCTGGCGCGGCGCGCGCACGGCGCCCGACGCCACCACGGGAAGCGCGGCCGGGAGCCCGGTTGCCGTGACGGTCGACCGTCTCATGCTGCGCCTGGCGCAGGCCGTCACCGTGGACGGCGTGCTGGGCGAGTGGGCCGGCAAACCGACGCTGACGCGCAGCAGCCTGTTCCAGATCGTCCCGGAGGACCGCCGCCGTCCAACCGGACGCCAGGCGCCGTGGCAGGGACCGGAAGACCTGAGCGTCAAGGCGTGGTGGGGCGTGGATGGCGACGCCCTCTGCGTAGCGGCCGAGGTGACAGACGACACGCCTTTCAACCGGCAAACCGGCGGCAAGATCTGGAATGGCGACGCGCTGCAACTGGGCATCGTCCTCTCCTCCAATGTCCACTGGAATCTCGGCGTGGCGCTCACCACGAACGGCGCGGCCTTCCATCCGTTTGAAGGCCGTGGCGACACACTCTCGAAAACCGCCGCCTGCGCCGTGGTGCGCGACGAACCGGCCAAGGTCACCCGCTACGAACTGCGTCTGCCGTTGGCTGATCTTGGCGTGAAACCGGGCGAATCGTTCGGGTTCAACGTCGTTGTTCTGGATGACGACGACGGCACCGGATCCCGGTACTGGTTCCAACTCGCGCCGGGCTTGTGCGGCCGCACGGCCAAGGCCCCGCCGCGCTGGCAAACCTATCCGCGGTACATCGTGGAGAAGTAA